A genomic region of Cotesia glomerata isolate CgM1 linkage group LG9, MPM_Cglom_v2.3, whole genome shotgun sequence contains the following coding sequences:
- the LOC123271710 gene encoding uncharacterized protein LOC123271710 — protein sequence MDNPRVSLEQKRVMIASKITKLQDELTAEGVKTKSINYRFTKVKELFEQYEKLIEKLELTTPEDNEVNLAEDVRTLFYDLMDQFEKLTQLNRTNHNNSHNANISTNNTTAGNTTFVETQRLAKLPTTDLPKFDGNFENWLSFKNTFKTLIDTRNDLDDLNKFLYLRGCLIGSATNKLALFDASAENYIKAWDFLTKTYQKKRALICKHYDSILNLNTISIPTTDNLNKLIDDARQHINNLQLD from the coding sequence atgGATAACCCAAGGGTTTCTTTAGAACAAAAACGCGTAATGATAGCTTCGAAAATTACTAAACTTCAGGATGAACTAACAGCTGAAGGTGTTAAAACTAAGTCCATTAACTATCGCTTTACAAAAGTAAAGGAATTATTTGAACAATATGAAAAACTTATTGAGAAACTCGAATTAACTACACCAGAGGATAATGAAGTAAATCTCGCGGAAGACGTTCGTACATTATTTTACGATCTTATGGATCAATTTGAAAAGTTAACTCAATTGAATAGAACTAACCATAATAATTCACATAATGCAAACATTAGTACGAATAATACTACAGCGGGAAATACTACCTTTGTTGAGACTCAACGACTTGCTAAACTCCCTACTACTGATTTACCTAAATTCGAtggtaattttgaaaattggcTATCTTTCAAAAACACATTTAAAACACTTATTGATACACGTAATGATCTTGATGatctaaacaaatttttatacctcCGCGGATGTTTAATTGGCTCAGCAACTAACAAGCTAGCGCTTTTTGATGCGAGTGCAGAGAATTATATTAAAGCTTgggattttttaactaaaacatATCAGAAGAAAAGAGCATTAATTTGTAAACATTATGACTCGATACTTAATCTTAATACAATTTCGATCCCAACAacagataatttaaacaaGTTGATAGATGATGCTCGGCAACATATAAATAATCTACAGCTTGACTAG